The Sorghum bicolor cultivar BTx623 chromosome 6, Sorghum_bicolor_NCBIv3, whole genome shotgun sequence genome contains the following window.
CAGAACCCCGATCACTCCGCTGTGGCCAACTGGCCATGCATTTCCAATTCCATCCTCCGTTAGTTTCAATGGGATTCAGATTCTCTAGTGTATGCCGCTAATCCGGCGAAAGAATGTTGGCTTGCGAATCAGATGATGGCACTGTTATCGTTTGCTCATCCCGTGACTTTTCTTGTTGTCAAATGTTTTTGTAatctaaaaaatataaattttattcATGTGTAGAGCGATAAGGCGGCCGTGGTCAGCGGCGCCATAAATTGCGTGAAGGAGCTCGAGCTGCACCTGCAGGCCCTTGAGGCGCAGAAGCTAGCGCTGAAccggcagcagctgctgctgcagcagcagcagcggcgcaGCGACACGGCGGCAGAGCGCAACGCGGCGAAACTGTCACCAGGCCATGACAACCCGGCGTCCGCCGGCAACAACAGCGGGGACGCCGCGGCGCGCGGCGAggtgccggcgccggcgccgcagcCGCCTCCGTTCGCGTGGTTCTTCCGGTACCCGCAGTACGCGTGGCGCCAGGCCAAGCAAGCGCGGAAgtacgccgccgccgtcgtggagggggaggaggcgaGCCGCCGCGCGGCCGCGGTGGCGGACGTGGAGGTGGGCATGGTGGACCACGGGCACGCCAGCCTCCGCGTGATGGCGCCGCGGCGGCCCGGGCAGCTGCTGCGGATGGTGGCCGTGATGCAGGAGCTCGGCCTCCACGTGCTGCACCTCACCGTGGCCACCGCGCCCGACGCCACGGTGCTCTACACGTTCAACCTCCTGGTACGACTGCCACAGCTACACACTTTCTGATCTGTATAGCTAGCAACGATCTCTTGCTCCTTCCATCCATTGACCAACCGTCGTCGTCAAAGCATCATTATCCCCTGGCTCGTTTCGTCGTGCGGCCTGAAATGGTGCATCGCCGTGCTAACCTGCACTTTGGTCACCTCACACCACTGCCACTATGCAAGAACTACATGACCAAATCCTCTGTCCTTTATTTACACCAAAGGCTCTCTGATACACACTTGCTAGTTGCGAAATTTTTTTTCGGATTTCGGCACCGTagaattttcgtttttatttgacaaatattatctatttATAGACTTattaggctcaaaatattcatctcgtgatttatagacaaattgtgtaattagtttttattttcatctatatctaatgctttatCCATGTGcttcaagatttgatgtgacagggaatcttgaaaagtttttggttttcggggtgaactaaacaaggcctagattagTTTCTGTACTGgtagtttgcaaaaaattttgggtttcgctactgtaacactttcggctttatttgacaattattatttaattatagactaactagacttaaaagatttgtctctcaaattacggataaactgtgtaattagttattttttttatctatatttaatgctttatgcatgtgccgcaaaattcgatgttagGAAAAATCTtagaattttttggaaactgaaTGATGTAGCATCACGTCCACCCAAATTCCGGGAGAGGCATTTGCATGACACTCATCACACATTGGCCTGTTCCCCTGCGAGCCCAGCACGACTGCAGCACGAGCCATGGGCGCTCGCTTTTGACCACGAGATTCTAGGGCGCGAAAGCGGAACTGCTGTGTTTGGCAAGCTGTTGCACTGGGCTTTTGACGTCCCTGTACTCCATGCGGTCTCGTCACCTTCAAAAATCGAGCGGATAGGGGAGTACAGTGTAAAGGAAAGGCCGTGTGTtttgaccgtttctttttgacgtaggccttgttttagaaaattttacaaaattttttagattctccatcatatcgaatctttagacacatgcataaagtattaaatatagacaaaaataaaaactaattgcacagtttggtcgaaattgacgagacaaatcttttgagcctagttagtccataattagacaatatttgtcaaatacaaacgaaagagctacagtgtcgattttgcaaaatattttgaaactaaacaaggccgtaataAAGGAGAAAAGAACCACCATGTAGAATCTCTTGGTGAGCGGAGCAGGCAGCTGGCCTGACATGGCGAGGAGGAAGCATGCCCAGGAGCCGGACCCCCAACGACGCAGTAGGCAGAGGCGATTGTCACGAACATGTACATGTACTGTACTCATCTCCTCTCTCGCATGTGGCGCTCTGCAGGCGGAGGAAGGGTGCAGCCTGGCCACGGAGGAGGAAATCGCCGCGGCGGTGCACCACGTCCTCTGCATCATCGACGCCGAGGTGACGGCGCACAGGCTGCTCGCCGCCGGAGCTGCAGGGCACCCGGGCCTCGAGCGGTCTAGCTAGGCAGGAGAAACCCACCGCCCAGCCGCCCGACGAGGTGGTCTGCCGGCGGCGCAACGCAATGCAGGCGAGCCGGGGAGCATGGACTGCAGGTGTCTGCTTTCGTTTCTTGTAAGGACTTGTTTGTATGTTGTCGGATTTACCTCAATCACGTGTGTTGAAGTGGATTGTGGTGAAATTTAGTTTAAGTTTTACTCCAATCCATCCATCCCAACACATGTGAATTGATGCGAATCcaactatatccaaacaaggcAAAGTGTAGCTGCCAAAGTGTAGCTGGCCAGCAGGGGAGCCTGCTGGCGTACTTATGTAACGCAAGTTCGTTTCTGGACTTTGTGGTCTATGGTCACGTTCGTGCATGCCGACGGCATATGATTATGGGTGCCCTTGTCGCGTTCACTGCGATCGGGCGGCGGCTCCCTTGCATTGAGCCGGCTAGCAAGAACAAGAAAAGCCCAGGCCTGCTGGAATCAAACATCAAACGAAGCCCACACTAGGCTGGTCTTGTTTGGCGTGGATTGTGCAACAACGGGGGTCCCTCCTCACTTCTGTGCACAGCAGCACATGCCAAAACAAATAAACGTGTGCAATCTCCCGTCGTTTGGTTGTCCTGCATAGGTAAAGCCGCATTTGGTAAAATTATGTTTGGTACCTAGTCCCTCtatatatatctaaaaaaaatagttttagATAAGGTTTGGGTTAGAAATTGGAAATATAAAtcgtgaataacttttaagttgttgagtttgaaaatataaaaccacattaataaatttatcttgaaaaaactttcatatatatatatatatatatatatatatatatatatatatatatatatatatatatatatatatatatatatatatatatatatatatatatatatatatatataatttcatcGCCCATAAATATTTGAGGGGTCtaacaatatttattttattttgatcTTCAATCCACATCTATATCTCTCATAAAGATAAACCTCACTAGCTCATTCCCTTGACATGCAAAGCATCCACATCATCATCCACAAGAGCATTTCACTAACTAATTCTCTTACCATGCAAAGCGTTCACATCAGCATCCACTAAATCATCCACTAATACATTATTATCCCGTCATGCAAATTGTTCACATCATTATATAGTAATAAATCAAACTAACACATATCATTTATTTTGCATCTATGTTATTCACATTAGCAAACCACATCATTTTCTAACATATATTTAGGTGTCCATGCTAGAATACTAAAATTCATCCACTAGCATATATTATGATAGTATAATTTTACCGGTAAtttccgcagcaacgcgcgaGGCATTCTTCTAGTTTATAGGTGATGCAAAGCCTTGCACGGATGGGCGTTTTTATTGGTGTTGAATGTTGTTATCAAAGCATACAAATTTTATTATATGTCTGTAATTTTGTTCGAACCTACATACTGACCTTGCTACACTAAACTGAGTAATTGGCATAGAGTTTTTCCATATCACTCTGAATCATATTCAACAAATCTCAGTCAATTTCACTTATGTTTTAAATTGGTCTCAATTTCAAGGTCCGTCTTTTGATGTGCGGCCTGCATATTGATCTAGCAGCGCTAACTGACACGAAGTAGCTCCCTATTATATTGATGAATTGTCTCAAGtaagatttaggccttgtttagttgagaatttttttaaattttgattactatagtactttcgtttgtatttggtaattattatctaattatatattaactgggctcaaaagattttatctcataaattacaggcaaaatatatagttaattatttctcttatctatatttaatgtttaatgcCTGTGTCAAATTTGAAGGTGTGAACGCAGTGTTTTAAATCTAGGCCTGGCTTTTGAGGTGACGTTCAAATCTATATGTTTTATTATCGAAGGCTCGCGTGTTCAACTAATTAGTGGATTTATTAGTTGGATTGGATTTAAACAATAAGATTATGTAGTAAGACAAGTTAGGAAGAGAATCAATTTGTTTTGGGTTGAGTAAAGGATAGATGAGCTGGAACCAAAACTAGGACGAAATGTACGCCATAGCCCATCCTGGATAACCGAAGCTCCTGCTCGCTGCTGGGCTTAGCCGAAAAGTGTAATCAACTCCGAACAATtatccaaggccttgtttagttccaaaatattttgcaaaatcgacactgtagctctttcgtttgtatttgacaaatattatccaatcatagactaactaggctcaaaagattcgtctcgtcaatttcgaccaaactgtgtaattagtttttatttttatctatatttaatacttcatgcatgtgtctaaagattcgatgtgatggagaattaaaaaattttgcaaaattttttgggaactaaacaaggcccaagtctgGTTTAGCCTCGGAATCCTCACTCACagaaaaatgaaaagaaaacaaaaatcagCCTGGCTCTTGATGGTGGACACCGAAAAGAGAATCAGCTCTCGGCGAGCCCACGGCCTTTTTGACTTTGCTTTGCTACCGCCTCATTTTTCGAAACAAAGGCGGAGAGCGGGGGGAAAAGGAGGGACGGGCCGACGACGGCCATGGCCGCCCTTGCCGGCGCTGCGGCGCGCCACCAACGGCGTCTTTGCATAATGTAATGTAATGTAATGTAATAGAGGCCTGATCCGCTGTGCTAGCTGCTGCAGCAACCTTATTACAGTACCTAGCGACAGCGAGCAACAAGCCCATGCAAAGCCTAGTAACCTAAGAAACCAGACCAGACGAGCTCTGCTCTGAAAAATTATGGTTGAAAATACGGttcgctaatttattatgaaaaaaatatactaatagttgatagaaaaaatacggcttataagacaagcggCTCGAGACCGCATCAGCGAGTTGGAAGCTTCCGAATTTCCGAGTGCAAGTCCAGGCGCCGGAGAAGCGAGAGGAGTCGcctaaggctagtctcaatgggcATTTCATGGGCGTTTCATGCGTATTTAATATAGGGACACATCAGCACAGAAGGAATATTTGCATGAAACAGGAAGGAGAGAGAATGCAATCGTTTCATCCCGGTGAAACGCGGGCGCGCTGTTTCCAAAGTATCGGGAACCGGGTGAAACGAAGTGAAACCAGCGCTGTGGCATTTCATTTCATCCCTGatcccgtgcgggcgggatccGCGCCGTCCTCGTCGTCTTCGCGCGCGCAAGCTGAATCTCCCGCTCCCCGTCCCTTCCATGCCACCGTATCCAGCCCCGTTGCCGCCCAGAGAGTACTCCATTCTCGCGCGTGAAGAATACGGCGCCGCCGGTCGAAGGGGCCCGCCGTCGGCCGCTCCCCGTCGTTGCGACCCGCCGCCGGCCGAAGGGGACCCGCCACCGTCGTTGCGACCCGCCGTCGGCCGCTCCCCGTCGTTGCGACCCCATCCTTGCGGCCGTCCGCCATGGATCCGCCGGGAAACCTCAGCGGCCTGGGATCCTCACCGCCCGGGGATCCTCAGAGGCCTCGCGGTGGAGGGAAGGCGCCGCCGGTAGGGGACGGTCCTCGGCGACCCGCGCCTCGCAGTGGAGGGAAGGCGCCGCCGCCCGCCATATTTGGAATAAGTTTGGTGGTCATGCACGTAGAACTGGAGTTTGAGATATAATACATGTAattgttttatatttttgtatcatttatttatatatatggaTGGTATGTCTGAATGCCCATTATCAATTACTTTGGTTTCTGCAGGGTGCCATTGTGGAAGTGATCTCTGGTTTCTGCAGGGTGCGGAGCAAGGTTAGTGCTGGGAACCTGATCACTGTCAATGAACCTGATAGCACTATGGTTGGTTTCTGAAGGGTGCTCGATCATGTCAATGAACAAACTATTTTTTTGTCTGTACAGGATGAAGCAACGATGTCCATCCAATGTGTTCTAGTTTATGGGTTCAACTGAAGGCTATCGGCTGCACTACTATCgttgctttttttttatttcgaaCTGCTCTATGTATCGGTTACCTGAACTGCTCTACGCCTCTACTATGTTTTAGTGACCTGAACTACTATCGGCTGCACTACTATCTTGGTTATCTATGTTTCGGTGACCTGAACTGCTATATATGAATATGGGTTCCTGTCAAAACTCTTTATTTTATCATTGTTCCTATACCGTTTCTGCTGCAGTGATTAACATGCAACGTTTGGGTACAAATGGCTACATGGCCAACGGAGCATATGATCTGATCGTTTGACAGCAATTAAATGCTTTAGTTTGTTTTGGAAATGATGAGATGAAACACTGCATTGTGGAGTATAGTTTCATCAATTATTTCATCCTGTGAAAGCTGATGTGGCGTTTTGGAAACCGTGAAGTGAAACAAGCACTGAGATTAGCCTAATAGTGCAGCAATCCACGTCGCAAATTGCCGAGCAAGGCAGTCACAACGATCCAAATCGCCGGCAAGTGCGATCGCGACGGATACCGATCACCAAGAGGGAGACATACTCCGTACAATGATACAAACGGTGCCAAAAACCAGGCGTCAGGTCCTAGTCCGTGTGATGCATTCCACTGACAGCATCAGACGACCAAACCCATGTACCTATCTGCTACCATGTATGTATGTCCACGCTTCACGGTGGCACATCAGTAGTAGAGCCGTTTCATGGCAGGCAACCCGGAACAACTAAACAAACACCGGAAACACATCGTGGGCTCGTGGCTCCAGCACAAAGTTctcctttctttctttctttcttttttttaaaaaaggataATGATAAATAAAGTTGTAGCTGAAACGACCAAAGATGGCTCGTGTTGAATCGACCAGATGGAGTACCAGACGTAACCTAATCCCCAGCCACGGATTTGGAATATCAAACCACATGTTGTCCAGCCAGGGCATCGCCTAATATCTAAATATTCCAGCATCGTTTCTGTCACAGAAACTTCAAGCATCTGTTTGGGTCAAGGAACAAACtaaagaaaagagagagagagagaggccatTGCCAGTGGACAGTGGTGCGTCGTGGCCGATAAAAGGAAccgttttttttttccaaagcaGAGGGGGATCAGATTCTGATCGCCCATCACAGGCTAAGATCTGAGTATGGATCACGCAGTAACACTGCAGGAGTATAATACGAGAGTAACGAAATTAAACAAGTCACTCTAATCCCAGGACCGGGAGTAAAGCACCGTCGGTTTGCAGCTTTGTTGCTTGTTGGGGTTCATGGATGATGGACCACAGGCAACTTCAGAGACAACAGAGCTATAGCACACATGCTTATCTGGCTATGCAATAGGTCCACTACTGCTATGTGCTATGATGATGAGAAATTCCAAACGCAAACGGGATTCCAGCATTTGTTTTAGTGCAAAAGATGGGT
Protein-coding sequences here:
- the LOC8071080 gene encoding transcription factor bHLH96, producing MTLEAQCTTTSDVLVYDTAAAAACAGSAGAESSLFGNAAPAEAPAASQANGESSVQQVRGNRRGRQRTTKNDSDAENQRLMNHMAFERNRRRQMSEALAALRSFLPDSYVHQSDKAAVVSGAINCVKELELHLQALEAQKLALNRQQLLLQQQQRRSDTAAERNAAKLSPGHDNPASAGNNSGDAAARGEVPAPAPQPPPFAWFFRYPQYAWRQAKQARKYAAAVVEGEEASRRAAAVADVEVGMVDHGHASLRVMAPRRPGQLLRMVAVMQELGLHVLHLTVATAPDATVLYTFNLLAEEGCSLATEEEIAAAVHHVLCIIDAEVTAHRLLAAGAAGHPGLERSS